Proteins co-encoded in one Patescibacteria group bacterium genomic window:
- a CDS encoding radical SAM protein: MCLLKQISRVFIKRGMPLNLIFFVTSKCNAKCRHCFYWQKINTIKDELSLLEIEKVAKSAPDLLTVTLTGGEPFLRDNLVEVASIFSRFTKVANLQIPTNGILTDRIFRTTKNILEVCRKDIRVAVGISIDNLGEKHNQIRQVDGCFEKAVKTIKKLKELEKEFSNFRLGNIVTITKDNQEEVGEIVDFLEKDLGVENVGVNIIRSEVRDMSLKELDIKHYDNIMFKLRNDFLEKTYKKNPSWIERILSSRQYYGSRILSRIYSEKKYITPCYAGNLLAILKENGDVYPCEMLSNKMGNLKDFDFNLKKLWFSKKSETVRKKIRKSKCFCTFECAMTSNTLFNPRHLFHILIGFFRRKPLS; the protein is encoded by the coding sequence ATGTGTCTATTAAAACAAATTTCTCGTGTTTTTATAAAACGAGGGATGCCGCTTAATTTAATATTTTTTGTTACTTCCAAATGCAACGCCAAATGCAGGCATTGTTTTTATTGGCAAAAAATTAATACAATTAAAGATGAGTTAAGTTTGCTTGAAATAGAAAAAGTCGCGAAAAGCGCGCCCGACCTTCTCACAGTTACTTTAACTGGGGGAGAACCATTTTTAAGGGATAACTTAGTTGAAGTGGCTTCTATTTTTAGTCGGTTTACTAAAGTAGCTAATCTCCAAATACCGACGAATGGAATTTTAACAGACCGTATATTTAGGACAACTAAAAATATTTTGGAAGTTTGTCGCAAAGATATCAGGGTTGCTGTTGGCATTTCCATAGATAATTTAGGAGAAAAACATAATCAAATCAGGCAGGTTGACGGTTGTTTTGAAAAAGCGGTAAAAACAATAAAAAAACTTAAAGAGTTAGAAAAAGAATTTAGTAACTTTCGCCTTGGCAATATAGTTACTATTACCAAAGATAATCAAGAAGAAGTAGGGGAAATAGTTGATTTTTTGGAGAAAGATTTAGGCGTTGAGAATGTTGGGGTAAACATAATTCGTTCAGAGGTTAGGGATATGTCCTTAAAAGAGTTGGATATAAAACATTATGACAACATTATGTTTAAATTAAGGAATGATTTTTTAGAAAAGACTTACAAAAAAAATCCCTCATGGATAGAGAGAATTCTTTCATCAAGGCAATATTATGGTTCGCGGATTTTAAGTAGAATATATTCGGAAAAAAAATATATTACTCCCTGTTATGCTGGTAATTTATTAGCGATTTTAAAAGAAAACGGAGATGTTTATCCGTGTGAAATGTTGAGTAACAAAATGGGCAATCTTAAAGATTTTGATTTTAATTTAAAAAAACTATGGTTTTCTAAAAAATCAGAGACGGTTAGGAAAAAAATAAGAAAAAGCAAATGTTTTTGCACCTTTGAATGCGCTATGACCTCAAATACTTTATTTAATCCCCGCCACCTTTTTCATATTTTAATAGGTTTTTTTAGAAGAAAGCCGTTATCTTAA
- a CDS encoding glycosyltransferase — protein MNKKTTILVAVFNKKETIVNCVESLLNLDSPPARLLFLDGGSTDGTYQILEKEYKNKIDLIQLPISHSERMNWALDNINTEYTALTDADCVVEPDWLTELLKGFSEEKNIVATAGYCGTPKKTSFLQKLIGMDMDNRFDNLPRYLCRAPTMNLCFRTDIARNVKFDEKQKVAIETDFGFRLSKHGKILYVPKSKVWHYHRSDLKSYFNQQKNQAKWGPRLILKHKQRAISDPITGLGMTIQIPLLMAGIVFLFLSLFNQIFIYFAIVSFSILLSIYIKNIVKINPSPLYYLILPFFFLYRTFAWTIGVIEGSFLLLLDKSLR, from the coding sequence ATGAATAAAAAAACAACTATTTTAGTGGCTGTTTTTAATAAAAAAGAAACAATTGTAAATTGCGTGGAATCTTTACTGAATCTCGATTCTCCTCCCGCAAGACTTTTATTTCTTGATGGCGGTTCAACTGATGGAACTTATCAAATTTTAGAAAAGGAATATAAAAATAAGATAGATTTAATCCAACTTCCTATAAGCCATTCTGAAAGAATGAATTGGGCGTTAGATAATATTAATACAGAATATACCGCCTTAACGGACGCTGATTGCGTAGTTGAACCGGATTGGCTTACCGAGTTATTGAAAGGATTTTCTGAAGAAAAAAATATTGTCGCTACTGCCGGTTATTGCGGTACTCCAAAAAAGACTTCATTTCTCCAAAAATTAATCGGGATGGATATGGATAATAGATTTGATAACCTTCCTCGTTATTTATGCCGCGCGCCAACTATGAATTTATGTTTTAGAACTGATATAGCGAGAAATGTTAAATTTGATGAAAAACAAAAAGTAGCGATAGAAACAGATTTTGGATTTAGATTAAGCAAACACGGTAAAATACTTTATGTTCCAAAATCCAAAGTTTGGCATTATCACCGAAGCGACTTAAAAAGTTATTTTAATCAACAAAAAAATCAGGCCAAATGGGGCCCGAGATTAATTCTTAAACATAAACAGAGAGCTATTTCGGATCCAATTACCGGATTAGGTATGACTATCCAAATTCCGCTTTTAATGGCGGGGATTGTTTTTTTGTTTTTATCTTTGTTTAATCAAATATTTATTTATTTTGCTATAGTTTCTTTCTCGATTCTTCTTTCAATTTATATAAAAAATATTGTCAAAATAAACCCCTCTCCTCTGTATTACTTAATTTTACCATTTTTCTTTCTTTATCGAACATTTGCTTGGACAATTGGCGTAATTGAGGGGTCTTTTCTTTTACTTTTAGACAAATCCTTAAGATAA
- the asnB gene encoding asparagine synthase (glutamine-hydrolyzing) encodes MCGLAGYHGKGNRDILERMTHSLEYRGPNDKGFFVQDGVGLGHQRLSIIDLSDKGRQPISNEDETIQVVFNGEIYNFQELRKDLIARGHKFKSQTDSEVIVHQYEEDGVDCFKKFNGMFAIAIWDGLQKKIVLSRDRYGQKPFYWTLAGDTLIFASEMKAILCHPSVKKELNQLAVEQYFSFDYVPQPLTIFKNIHKLENGALLVFKDNKVSLGKYYQIEFGGEEMAFPSAVKNFGELLNDSVKRRLVADVPVGIFLSGGIDSSTIAYFAKKQKEDIKTFSIGFSESSFDESSYAQQVAKLLKTEHYHREFGPQDLLNVIPKITEKLDEPFGDPSILPTYLLSEFTAEKVKVALGGDGGDELLMGYPNHQVQKIISSLGLVNLKSKVNFAKFLERLLPVSDKNLTLSYKIKRYAQSVSFPALFRDFLNIGGYISGFENLFKFKVESGELFKFAGDFLKNYQDKNYLNKINALFLKYYLQDDILFKVDRSSMYNSLEARAPFLDFRLADFVNSLPLNYKLRGFETKYILKELMKDKLPKNIIYRNKKGFGVPLTRWLKKDLKGYMMEILSQAEIDKTGLFHYEFVEKLINDHLKNRRDNRKILWNLIVFQNWAKRYL; translated from the coding sequence ATGTGCGGATTAGCTGGCTATCACGGCAAAGGAAACAGAGATATTTTAGAAAGAATGACGCATTCTCTGGAGTATCGCGGACCCAATGATAAGGGTTTTTTTGTTCAGGATGGAGTTGGTCTGGGGCATCAGCGACTTTCTATTATTGACCTAAGCGACAAAGGACGCCAGCCGATTAGTAATGAAGATGAAACAATTCAAGTTGTTTTCAACGGAGAAATTTATAATTTTCAAGAGTTAAGAAAAGATTTAATTGCGCGCGGACATAAGTTTAAGAGCCAAACAGATAGCGAGGTTATTGTCCATCAATATGAAGAAGATGGCGTTGATTGTTTTAAAAAATTTAACGGGATGTTCGCCATCGCTATTTGGGATGGCCTACAAAAAAAGATTGTTTTATCTCGCGACCGCTATGGGCAAAAACCGTTCTATTGGACATTAGCGGGGGATACTTTAATTTTTGCTTCCGAAATGAAAGCGATTTTATGTCACCCTTCGGTTAAAAAAGAATTAAACCAATTGGCGGTTGAACAATATTTTTCTTTTGATTATGTTCCGCAACCGCTCACAATTTTTAAAAATATTCATAAACTTGAAAATGGAGCATTACTTGTTTTTAAGGACAATAAAGTTAGTTTGGGTAAATATTATCAAATAGAATTTGGCGGAGAAGAAATGGCTTTTCCGTCAGCGGTTAAAAATTTTGGAGAATTATTAAACGATTCGGTTAAAAGACGATTAGTCGCGGATGTCCCTGTCGGAATCTTTTTATCTGGAGGGATTGATTCCTCAACCATCGCGTATTTTGCCAAAAAACAAAAAGAAGATATTAAAACATTTTCCATTGGATTTAGCGAATCAAGTTTTGATGAATCCTCTTACGCTCAACAAGTGGCCAAATTATTAAAAACAGAACATTATCACCGAGAATTCGGACCGCAAGATTTATTAAATGTTATTCCAAAAATTACTGAAAAATTAGATGAACCATTTGGCGATCCCTCTATTTTGCCGACATATCTGCTTTCGGAGTTTACGGCGGAAAAAGTTAAGGTTGCTTTAGGCGGAGATGGAGGCGATGAATTATTGATGGGTTATCCAAATCATCAGGTCCAGAAAATTATTTCCTCATTAGGTCTAGTCAATTTAAAATCTAAAGTTAATTTTGCTAAATTTTTAGAAAGATTACTACCGGTTTCTGATAAAAATTTAACTCTTTCTTATAAAATCAAAAGATACGCGCAGAGTGTTTCTTTTCCCGCTTTATTTCGCGATTTTTTGAATATAGGCGGATATATTAGCGGGTTTGAAAATCTATTTAAGTTTAAAGTTGAATCGGGAGAATTATTTAAATTCGCCGGAGATTTTTTAAAAAATTATCAGGACAAAAATTATTTAAATAAAATTAACGCCTTATTCTTGAAATATTACCTACAAGATGATATTTTATTCAAAGTTGATCGCTCGAGTATGTATAATAGTTTAGAAGCGCGAGCGCCCTTTTTAGATTTTCGCTTGGCTGACTTTGTTAATTCTCTTCCTTTGAATTATAAATTGCGAGGATTTGAGACGAAATATATTTTGAAAGAATTAATGAAGGATAAATTGCCTAAGAATATTATTTATCGCAATAAAAAGGGGTTCGGCGTTCCTTTAACAAGATGGCTTAAAAAAGATTTGAAGGGATATATGATGGAAATTCTTAGCCAAGCAGAGATAGACAAGACGGGTTTATTTCATTATGAGTTTGTAGAAAAATTAATAAACGATCATTTAAAAAACAGAAGAGATAACCGGAAGATATTATGGAATTTAATTGTTTTCCAAAATTGGGCTAAAAGATATTTATAA
- a CDS encoding radical SAM protein gives MKVLFIVPKIGSQAKWLVGVSFLSAVLKKDGYQIELLEIEDKKEIDQINSFVESYQPQIICLSVNSHQYIHAVEIAKRIKSEFDIAIFLGGVHATIRPEEVIKEESFDGICIGEAEDSLLELVRRIEQKQDYTDINNFWFKRQGKVIKNRIGPLLIDLDQLPFPDYSIFKYFKNAGQKEITPRFIFSRGCPFNCTYCCNHVFKKIYFGHGRYLRFMSVDWAIEQIRDLKKQYNFKHFKIDDDTFSLNKNWVLEFCHKYSKEFNMSFECNVRIGAVDKETLVALKKAGCNLIKVGLETGNEKLRKKILGRNISNNQVIELFNLAKEIGILTFSFNMIGIPGETKKTIQETINLNAKIKPDFMQVTAFYPYPETLLGQKCIEQGLITKDHIDSYMDESVLELPGLSSNQIKKAVRNFEYNVYRQYNVKRAIQEKMRSIKKFIISTPLLYKIGKPVYRLAKQL, from the coding sequence ATGAAAGTCTTATTTATTGTTCCTAAAATTGGCTCACAAGCGAAGTGGTTGGTTGGAGTATCTTTTCTTTCGGCTGTTTTAAAAAAAGATGGGTATCAGATTGAGTTGTTGGAAATAGAAGACAAAAAAGAAATTGATCAGATCAATTCTTTTGTTGAATCGTATCAGCCGCAAATTATTTGTTTATCAGTAAATTCTCATCAATATATTCACGCAGTTGAGATAGCTAAAAGAATCAAATCAGAGTTTGATATTGCAATATTTTTAGGAGGAGTTCATGCTACTATTAGACCAGAAGAAGTAATTAAGGAAGAAAGCTTTGACGGTATCTGTATTGGTGAGGCGGAAGATTCTCTTTTAGAATTAGTTAGACGAATTGAGCAAAAACAGGACTATACTGACATTAACAATTTTTGGTTTAAACGACAGGGCAAGGTTATTAAGAATAGAATTGGTCCTTTGTTGATTGATTTAGATCAATTACCCTTTCCTGATTATTCTATTTTTAAATATTTTAAAAATGCCGGTCAAAAAGAGATTACTCCCCGTTTTATATTTTCCCGTGGATGCCCTTTTAACTGTACTTATTGTTGTAATCATGTTTTTAAGAAAATTTATTTTGGACATGGTCGGTATTTAAGATTTATGAGCGTTGATTGGGCTATTGAACAAATTAGGGATTTGAAGAAGCAATATAATTTTAAACATTTTAAAATTGATGATGATACTTTTTCTTTGAATAAGAATTGGGTTTTAGAATTCTGTCATAAATATTCAAAAGAGTTTAATATGAGTTTTGAATGTAATGTTAGAATTGGCGCGGTTGACAAAGAAACTTTAGTGGCTTTAAAAAAAGCAGGTTGTAATCTAATCAAAGTTGGTTTAGAAACGGGCAATGAAAAATTAAGAAAGAAGATTTTAGGAAGGAATATTTCTAATAATCAAGTCATTGAATTGTTTAATTTGGCCAAAGAGATTGGTATTTTAACTTTTTCTTTTAATATGATTGGCATTCCCGGAGAAACTAAAAAAACTATTCAAGAAACAATTAATTTAAATGCTAAAATTAAGCCTGATTTTATGCAAGTAACTGCTTTTTATCCTTACCCTGAAACACTATTGGGTCAAAAATGTATTGAACAAGGGTTAATCACTAAAGATCATATTGATTCTTATATGGATGAGTCGGTTTTAGAACTGCCTGGTTTGAGTTCTAATCAAATAAAAAAGGCGGTCAGGAATTTTGAATATAATGTTTATAGGCAGTATAATGTTAAAAGGGCTATTCAAGAAAAAATGAGAAGTATTAAAAAATTTATTATTTCAACGCCCTTGCTTTACAAAATAGGGAAGCCGGTTTATCGTTTAGCTAAACAATTATGA
- a CDS encoding class I SAM-dependent methyltransferase: MSSEKRFGYEWQKYNVIDLNYELQFCKWIKPLKPSDFEDKKVLDAGCGMGRNSYWSLKYGAKELVAFDFDKRSVAVTKKNLSCFNNARVKFGSIYEMSWQDKFDIVFCIGVIHHLENPKKAIKNLIKAVRPGGKVLIWVYGYNNNEWIVKLVDPVRKALTSKLPLWLVHFLSYFVSIPLWISVKTFNGPGLYLKQLSDFKFWHIHSIVFDQLIPKVANYWTKQEVLDLFENFDNIKDIEIHSVNNNSWTVLGEKK; the protein is encoded by the coding sequence ATGAGTTCAGAAAAACGTTTTGGTTATGAATGGCAAAAATATAATGTAATAGATTTAAATTACGAGTTACAATTTTGTAAATGGATTAAGCCATTGAAACCAAGTGATTTTGAAGATAAAAAAGTTTTAGATGCTGGATGTGGCATGGGCCGTAATAGTTATTGGTCTTTAAAATATGGGGCCAAAGAATTGGTGGCTTTTGATTTTGATAAACGAAGTGTTGCCGTAACTAAGAAAAATTTGTCTTGTTTTAATAATGCTCGTGTTAAATTTGGTAGTATTTATGAAATGTCTTGGCAAGATAAATTTGATATAGTATTTTGCATTGGGGTTATTCATCATTTAGAAAATCCTAAGAAAGCTATTAAGAATTTAATCAAAGCTGTTAGGCCGGGCGGAAAAGTTCTGATTTGGGTTTATGGGTATAATAATAATGAATGGATAGTTAAATTGGTTGATCCAGTTAGAAAAGCACTCACCTCTAAATTGCCTTTATGGTTAGTTCATTTTTTAAGTTATTTTGTTTCTATTCCTTTGTGGATTTCAGTCAAAACATTTAATGGTCCAGGATTATATTTGAAACAGTTGTCGGATTTTAAATTTTGGCATATTCATAGTATTGTTTTCGATCAATTGATTCCAAAAGTTGCTAATTATTGGACCAAACAAGAGGTATTAGATTTGTTTGAAAATTTTGATAATATTAAAGACATAGAAATTCATTCAGTTAATAACAATAGTTGGACAGTTTTAGGCGAAAAGAAATAA
- a CDS encoding glycosyltransferase family 4 protein: protein MKICFLVNQLSSRDGWGSYAVNLIEHLSKQGVDCLVLSSTRSQQNDLSSIKDYKILPPLFVSRWIKIYFLIKNFYQIRKFIQSADMVHILAEPYSLISYWTCRKRPTLITLHGTYAVDALNKWYLRGLYKRVYKNAKKIICVSRFTQQVFLKKVQVDNTIVINNGIDYKKFRMYQDERKTKNNNKKIISVGALVFRKGYYIAISAVGKVVKKYSNLKYYIVGNQKNKKYFSQLKDLVKKYNLEDNIVFLQNISERKLLKLYHQADLFLLTPVNIDNNFEGFGLVYLEANACGKPVIGTYGCGAEDAIIDGFNGLLVPQNDIEKTSQAILNILDNPSLAEKLSQNGLKQAQKMDWPNMVEQYIQVYDFKI, encoded by the coding sequence ATGAAAATTTGTTTTTTGGTTAATCAATTATCTTCTAGGGATGGATGGGGGAGTTACGCAGTTAATTTAATTGAACATTTGTCAAAACAAGGTGTTGATTGTTTGGTTTTGTCGTCAACGCGAAGCCAGCAAAATGACTTATCTTCAATTAAGGATTATAAAATTCTACCTCCATTATTTGTTAGTCGTTGGATAAAAATATATTTTTTAATAAAGAATTTTTATCAAATTAGGAAATTTATCCAATCGGCGGACATGGTTCATATTTTAGCTGAACCGTATAGTCTAATCTCTTATTGGACATGTCGGAAGCGTCCAACGTTAATCACTTTACATGGAACTTATGCCGTAGATGCCTTAAATAAGTGGTATTTAAGGGGATTGTACAAGAGGGTTTATAAAAATGCTAAAAAAATAATTTGTGTTAGCAGATTTACTCAACAAGTATTCTTAAAAAAAGTTCAAGTTGATAATACTATAGTTATTAATAATGGTATTGATTATAAAAAGTTCCGAATGTATCAAGACGAAAGAAAAACAAAAAATAATAATAAAAAAATTATTAGCGTTGGGGCATTAGTTTTTCGCAAGGGATACTATATTGCCATTTCAGCCGTTGGAAAAGTTGTAAAAAAATACTCAAATTTAAAATATTACATTGTCGGAAACCAAAAGAACAAAAAATATTTTTCTCAACTTAAAGATTTGGTTAAAAAATATAATTTAGAGGATAATATAGTTTTTTTGCAAAACATTTCAGAACGAAAATTATTAAAACTTTATCATCAAGCAGATTTGTTTCTACTTACACCCGTGAATATTGATAATAATTTTGAAGGATTTGGTTTAGTTTATTTGGAAGCCAATGCTTGCGGGAAACCAGTTATTGGTACTTATGGTTGTGGCGCCGAAGATGCAATTATAGATGGGTTTAATGGATTATTGGTTCCTCAAAATGATATAGAAAAAACTAGCCAAGCTATTTTAAATATTTTAGATAATCCAAGTTTAGCTGAAAAATTAAGTCAAAATGGATTGAAGCAGGCCCAAAAAATGGATTGGCCTAATATGGTTGAACAATATATTCAGGTTTATGATTTCAAGATTTAA
- a CDS encoding glycosyltransferase produces the protein MTDKERPSIFLSIIVPVFNGEKTLDKCLEAITKIKDFEKCELIVANDASVDTSVLIAKKHGVKVVSNPVNKGVAATRNLGAKNAKGEILLFVDSDIVLSSRDIIKHIKDDFKSFDVCGVSGVYDERIVFSDFFSTYKHLYMCLGKKIASKFNFAADSAILAIPREMFFKANGFNENYLGATAEDIEFTLRLSLNENKKILQDNRIKGEHHKKHNLKSLLRTNCLRIGSIVRIIQEKELRKTYLNMSKSSSGKSLYPIILASIFLILSFIYWFFIFGFLFSVLMFFWVQTEFFKYFKRRKGVFFAVLSVLFSAIEMFFAAVCGLYFQIYFKIKN, from the coding sequence ATGACAGACAAAGAAAGGCCATCAATCTTTTTATCTATTATTGTTCCTGTCTTTAACGGCGAGAAGACTTTAGATAAATGCTTGGAGGCAATAACTAAAATAAAAGATTTTGAAAAATGCGAACTAATTGTAGCCAATGACGCTTCAGTTGATACTTCCGTTCTAATCGCCAAAAAACATGGAGTTAAAGTTGTTTCTAACCCAGTGAACAAGGGAGTTGCCGCTACTCGCAATTTAGGCGCTAAAAATGCAAAAGGCGAGATATTGCTTTTTGTTGATAGCGATATTGTTTTGTCTTCCAGGGATATTATTAAACATATCAAAGATGATTTTAAATCATTTGATGTATGCGGAGTTTCCGGTGTTTATGACGAAAGAATAGTTTTCAGCGATTTTTTCAGCACCTACAAGCATTTGTACATGTGTTTAGGGAAAAAAATTGCTTCAAAATTTAATTTTGCCGCCGATTCGGCCATATTAGCTATACCCAGAGAAATGTTTTTTAAAGCGAACGGATTTAATGAGAATTATCTTGGGGCGACGGCGGAAGACATAGAATTTACTTTAAGATTGTCTTTAAATGAAAATAAAAAGATTTTACAAGATAACAGAATAAAAGGGGAGCATCATAAAAAACACAATCTAAAATCTCTTTTAAGGACGAATTGTTTAAGAATAGGGAGTATTGTTAGAATTATCCAAGAGAAGGAACTTCGGAAGACATATTTAAATATGTCTAAATCATCTTCAGGCAAATCGCTGTATCCAATAATTTTGGCATCTATCTTTCTTATTTTATCATTTATCTACTGGTTTTTTATTTTCGGTTTTTTATTTTCGGTTTTAATGTTTTTTTGGGTTCAAACAGAGTTTTTTAAATATTTCAAGAGAAGAAAGGGCGTTTTTTTTGCTGTTTTGTCTGTGTTGTTTTCCGCAATTGAAATGTTTTTTGCCGCTGTCTGCGGGCTTTATTTTCAAATATATTTCAAAATAAAAAATTAA
- a CDS encoding class I SAM-dependent methyltransferase — protein sequence MIKERILKNLVCLDCHNKLNLDSQNLVCSGCNKVYKIIGDKLYFLDNKTEILNRESSDIIVNKLKILFKKYPRLFFIFYYAFGASFVGKSAKKVIKNIESDKLIINLGSGIKKINNNVVNIDFYPFNNVDIVSDISRLPFDNNSVDVVINEFVLEHVKNPKKIVKEIYRVLKPNGLIYLAAPFVASFHSSPNDYYRWSKQGLRELLKDFKEKEIGIRCGPTSAMLYIVNEWLATLLSFGFQKLHQFLFMFFMIITSPIKIFDYLIYKFKSSENIAYGFYFIGKKK from the coding sequence ATGATTAAAGAAAGAATACTTAAAAATTTAGTTTGTTTAGATTGTCATAACAAACTTAATTTAGATAGTCAAAATTTAGTTTGTTCTGGTTGTAACAAAGTTTATAAAATAATAGGTGATAAGCTCTATTTTTTAGATAATAAAACAGAAATTTTAAATCGAGAAAGTAGCGATATTATAGTTAATAAATTAAAGATTTTATTTAAAAAATATCCAAGATTATTTTTTATTTTTTATTATGCTTTTGGAGCTTCTTTTGTTGGTAAAAGTGCTAAAAAAGTAATTAAAAATATTGAATCTGATAAATTAATAATTAACTTAGGTTCTGGAATAAAGAAAATAAATAACAATGTAGTAAATATAGATTTTTATCCTTTTAATAATGTTGACATAGTCTCTGATATCTCTCGTTTGCCTTTTGACAATAATTCAGTTGATGTAGTGATAAATGAATTTGTTTTAGAACATGTAAAAAATCCTAAAAAAATTGTTAAAGAAATTTATAGAGTTTTAAAACCAAACGGATTGATTTATTTAGCGGCGCCTTTTGTGGCTAGTTTTCATTCTTCTCCAAATGATTATTATCGTTGGTCAAAACAAGGACTAAGAGAACTTTTAAAGGATTTTAAAGAAAAGGAGATTGGTATTAGATGCGGTCCTACTTCAGCAATGCTTTATATCGTTAATGAATGGTTAGCTACGCTTTTAAGTTTTGGTTTTCAAAAACTTCATCAGTTTTTATTTATGTTTTTTATGATTATTACTAGTCCAATAAAAATTTTTGATTATCTAATTTATAAATTTAAAAGCTCGGAAAACATAGCATATGGCTTTTATTTTATAGGTAAGAAGAAATAA
- a CDS encoding class I SAM-dependent methyltransferase — translation MSNKRYDNFVKWNNEMIKKFDLEHYHDNFNFVIRFIEHKRVECILSFLKINKKDIVIEIGCGVGDILNKINSNKLIGVDISQYILNIAKKRYKNIRFINGNAENLPIKISRNKYDKIICSEVLEHVENPVKVLKEIKKISKNNSIIVISAPNEKLINRIKVVLQRMKIFNFLFPNISKKMDDEWHLHSFDLKKIKNLIFDDYTIEKVRGIPYNFIPIRYVFKLKLKIND, via the coding sequence ATGAGCAATAAAAGATATGACAATTTCGTAAAATGGAATAATGAAATGATTAAAAAATTTGACTTAGAGCATTATCATGATAATTTTAATTTTGTGATTAGATTTATTGAACACAAAAGAGTTGAATGCATTTTAAGTTTTTTAAAAATTAATAAAAAGGACATTGTTATTGAAATCGGATGTGGAGTAGGTGATATTCTAAACAAGATAAATAGTAATAAATTAATTGGAGTAGATATTTCACAATATATTTTAAATATTGCTAAAAAAAGATATAAAAACATTAGGTTTATAAATGGTAATGCAGAAAATTTGCCAATAAAAATTAGTCGAAATAAATATGATAAGATAATTTGCAGTGAGGTTTTAGAGCATGTAGAAAATCCTGTTAAGGTTTTAAAAGAGATTAAAAAAATATCTAAAAACAATAGTATTATTGTTATTTCAGCGCCTAACGAGAAACTAATTAATCGAATCAAGGTAGTCCTACAAAGAATGAAAATATTTAATTTTCTTTTTCCAAACATATCTAAAAAAATGGATGATGAATGGCATTTACATTCTTTTGATTTGAAAAAAATAAAAAATTTAATTTTTGATGATTATACGATAGAGAAAGTAAGGGGTATTCCGTATAATTTTATACCAATAAGATATGTATTTAAATTAAAGTTGAAAATAAATGATTAA
- a CDS encoding radical SAM protein, producing MNKIYYLIYRIGLTFKYGFLWRKPFFLAKAIKNTLLHRLNLKKTFTLRSLCLAITYACNYNCPYCLTREMMKKRGKEEFLKLTDYKRISKEAKKMGAISYAFQGGEIWLRKDFREIIQAFEPKKNYITITTNGTFLNEKEIQKLVDLKIDKILFSLESGLPYEHDKAVHQPGAYDAIMKVINLTLKNKIKVGINLTLSKRNLYSEGFKKLIEFCDQQKILLNIIFGCALGNWKKYRSAMLSEKDIEYYNKNIVPLSPCLNRHLNFNYNGHYGCPAAKEIFYINPWGDVLACPFNHTFFGSLKKDSLRKIHNRVSKIKWFSHFHPRCLVAEEKAFMDDYYPSLGQSQYGYIDYTHWIKKQK from the coding sequence ATGAATAAAATTTATTACTTAATTTATCGAATCGGACTTACTTTTAAATATGGTTTCTTATGGAGAAAACCATTCTTTTTAGCAAAAGCGATAAAAAATACTCTTCTTCACCGATTAAATTTAAAAAAAACATTTACTTTGCGCTCTTTATGTTTGGCTATCACTTATGCCTGTAATTACAATTGCCCTTACTGTCTTACTAGGGAAATGATGAAAAAAAGAGGCAAGGAAGAATTTTTAAAGTTGACTGACTATAAAAGAATCTCCAAAGAAGCAAAAAAAATGGGGGCTATCTCTTACGCCTTTCAAGGGGGAGAAATTTGGCTTCGTAAAGATTTTAGAGAAATTATTCAGGCCTTTGAACCAAAAAAAAATTACATAACTATTACTACTAATGGAACCTTTCTTAATGAAAAAGAAATCCAAAAATTGGTAGATTTGAAAATTGATAAGATATTATTTAGTTTAGAAAGTGGCTTGCCTTATGAACATGATAAGGCAGTCCATCAACCTGGAGCCTACGATGCTATTATGAAGGTCATCAATCTCACCTTAAAGAATAAAATAAAGGTTGGAATTAATTTAACTTTATCAAAAAGAAACCTTTATTCTGAAGGATTTAAAAAGCTAATAGAATTTTGCGATCAACAAAAAATACTCTTAAACATTATTTTTGGCTGCGCTTTGGGTAATTGGAAGAAATATCGAAGCGCAATGTTATCTGAAAAAGATATAGAATATTATAATAAAAATATAGTCCCCCTTTCTCCGTGTCTTAATAGGCATTTAAATTTTAATTATAACGGTCATTATGGTTGTCCAGCCGCTAAGGAGATTTTTTATATTAACCCTTGGGGAGATGTCTTAGCTTGTCCTTTTAACCACACATTTTTTGGCAGCCTCAAAAAAGACTCTTTAAGAAAAATTCATAATCGTGTTTCAAAAATTAAATGGTTTAGTCATTTTCACCCCCGATGTTTAGTCGCCGAAGAAAAAGCCTTTATGGATGATTATTATCCATCTTTGGGCCAAAGCCAGTACGGCTATATCGACTATACTCACTGGATAAAAAAACAAAAATGA